From a region of the Phaseolus vulgaris cultivar G19833 chromosome 6, P. vulgaris v2.0, whole genome shotgun sequence genome:
- the LOC137833398 gene encoding protein FAR-RED ELONGATED HYPOCOTYL 3-like, giving the protein MDSSEEFEQQLYDGVNVWDDDDIEKSLSKSKGYECTDAFITDEVFRTRDELLKWVRKVAFDFGFCIVILRSDTSTGQRGRKTFVLLGCERGGQYRRYKKDLQVTESGTRKCGCPFRLRGYPVKSGEGWILKLICGSHNHELANTLVGHPYAGRFTCSEKSMLMDMTDSSVKPRNILLTMKEHNEKNMSTIKQVYNARYMYKKSVRGDRTEMQQLMMLLERDMYVHWSRFEEGTNVVQDLFWTHPDSVKLLNAFNIVLMMDSTYKTNRYRMPLFEVVGVTSTGVTFSAAFMLLASERHHNFVWALEKLKCLFLRFDSYPKVVVSDRDIALMNAINVVFPEAANLLCRFHIDKNVKAKCKMIVHPKEAWDQVMESWGAIVDCENVESYEHRVEAFNVVCSPWPIFTEYVISTWLNPHKEKFVKAWTDKVMHLGNTTSNRVESAHWSLKRILETSMGDLCFCWESINKMIILQHNAIKSSFEKSLHVVSHVFNVTRYKKLLGFVSKYALQYIAEESDRVQYVGLDKSRCGCTIRSTHGLPCACELASFGVGSIPLQSVHLIWTRLSFLDISSDDTSAELSIQQEWAVIMNRFKEVDMAGKINIKAKLREIAYPDNTSLCPPREKVKTKGALKGRQSKFGRSTKRIPSYFEHCKCGSRSN; this is encoded by the exons ATGGATAGTAGTGAAGAATTTGAACAACAATTATATGATGGTGTGAATGTGTGGGATGATGATGATATTGAGAAGTCATTATCTAAATCGAAGGGATATGAATGTACAGATGCGTTTATTACAGATGAG GTATTTCGTACTCGGGATGAGCTCCTAAAGTGGGTTAGAAAAGTTGCGTTTGACTTTGGTTTTTGTATTGTGATATTGAGATCGGATACTTCAACTGGCCAACGAGGAAGAAAAACATTTGTGTTATTAGGTTGTGAGAGAGGAGGTCAATACAGACGATATAAGAAGGATTTACAGGTTACTGAGAGTGGAACTAGGAAATGTGGTTGTCCTTTCAGATTACGAGGGTATCCAGTAAAGAGTGGTGAAGGGTggatattgaaattaatttgtggGTCTCATAATCATGAGTTGGCAAATACATTGGTTGGTCATCCATATGCTGGTAGGTTCACATGTAGTGAGAAGTCAATGCTTATGGACATGACAGACAGTTCGGTGAAGCCTAGAAATATTTTGCTGACAATGAAAGAGCATAATGAGAAAAATATGAGCACAATAAAGCAAGTTTATAATGCACGATATATGTACAAAAAATCAGTACGAGGTGATAGAACTGAAATGCAACAATTGATGATGTTACTTGAGCGTGATATGTATGTCCATTGGTCTAGGTTTGAAGAAGGGACGAATGTTGTGCAAGATTTATTTTGGACACACCCTGATTCAGTGAAGCTATTGAATGCCTTTAACATTGTATTGATGATGGACAGTACCTATAAAACTAATAGGTATAGGATGCCCTTGTTTGAAGTTGTTGGTGTAACCTCAACGGGAGTGACCTTCAGTGCTGCATTTATGTTACTCGCATCAGAACGTCATCATAACTTTGTATGGGCCCTTGAGAAGCTGAAATGTTTGTTTTTGAGATTTGATTCATACCCGAAGGTTGTGGTTAGTGATAGAGATATTGCTCTAATGAATGCAATAAATGTTGTGTTTCCCGAAGCTGCTAATTTGTTATGTCGTtttcacattgataaaaatgttaaagCTAAATGTAAAATGATTGTTCATCCAAAAGAGGCATGGGATCAAGTGATGGAATCTTGGGGAGCAATTGTTGATTGTGAAAATGTAGAGTCCTATGAACATCGTGTTGAGGCATTTAATGTTGTTTGTTCACCATGGCCTATATTTACTGAATATGTGATTAGTACTTGGTTAAATCCACATAAAGAAAAGTTTGTTAAGGCTTGGACGGATAAAGTCATGCACTTAGGCAACACGACAAGTAACAGGGTTGAGTCTGCACATTGGAGTTTAAAGAGGATCCTTGAGACGTCAATGGGGGACTTATGCTTTTGTTGGGAATCCATTAATAAGATGATCATCTTGCAACATAATGCAATTAAATCTTCATTTGAAAAGAGTTTGCATGTAGTGAGTCATGTCTTCAATGTAACAAGATATAAGAAATTGCTTGGCTTCGTATCGAAATATGCTTTGCAGTATATTGCAGAAGAGAGTGATCGAGTTCAATATGTTGGTTTAGATAAATCTCGTTGTGGGTGCACCATTAGATCTACTCATGGCCTTCCTTGTGCTTGTGAACTGGCTTCCTTTGGTGTGGGTAGCATACCATTGCAGTCAGTGCATCTCATTTGGACACGATTAAGCTTTTTAGATATTTCAAGTGATGATACTTCAGCAGAGTTGTCCATCCAACAAGAGTGGGCTGTCATCATGAATCGTTTCAAGGAGGTTGACATGGCTGGTAAGATTAACATCAAAGCCAAATTACGTGAGATTGCCTATCCAGATAACACATCTTTATGTCCACCAAGGGAGAAAGTCAAAACAAAAGGTGCACTAAAAGGGCGTCAGAGTAAATTTGGTAGATCAACGAAGCGAATTCCTTCTTACTTTGAACATTGTAAATGTGGGTCCAGATCtaattaa